The DNA region TCGTGCCGAAACCAAGAGCCACGGCGACCGCAACCTTGACCCAAGTCGGGATGAACTGGGTGGTCGCCTTCAACTCGTCACGGTAATTCGCCAGAGTCTTCTTGTCGTCCGCCGAGAATGGGTTCGGCGCCTTCAGAACCTTGCCGAACGCTTCGGTGACCAGATAGATGTCGGTGCGCAGCGTGCCGCGCGTGGCCGGGGCTATGTCGTTGAAGCTCCTGGCACCGTTCAGGCCAACGCGGATCGCCTTATTCTTCACCGCCAGCGCGGCATAGGTCTCTTCCACGACCTGGCCGGTGCGCAAGGTGGCCGACAAAGTGCTGTCGGGGTCGGCAACCGGGGTGGAGGTCTTGCCGGTCTGCTCCAGGATCACCGCCGCCTTGTCGGACAGGGCGGTCAGGCTCGCCAACTCATTCGCGCTGGTTCCCGGATTCAGGGCGTAGGTCGCCGGGACGATGCCGATCAGGATCAGCATGATCAGCCCCATGCCCTTTTGCCCGTCGTTGGAACCGTGGGCGAAGCTGACGCCGGTGCAGGTCAGGATCAGCAGGCCACGGATCCACAGCGGCGGCGGGGTGTCGCCCTTGGGCGCACTATACAGCTCCGGCTTGTGGATCAGCGCCTTGGCCAGCAGCAGCAGGACGGCGGCGCAGAAGAAGCCGACCAGCGGCGAAATCGCCAGCGCCATGCCGACCTCTTGCAC from Azospirillum sp. B510 includes:
- a CDS encoding inorganic phosphate transporter; the protein is MNGFHDTANAVATVIYTNTLRPNVAVVWSGFWNFLGVLTSTGAVAFGIIALLPVELIVNVGSGAGFAMVLALLASAIIWNLGTWYLGLPASSSHTLIGSIVGVGLANSALAGGRAFGEGVSWGKVQEVGMALAISPLVGFFCAAVLLLLAKALIHKPELYSAPKGDTPPPLWIRGLLILTCTGVSFAHGSNDGQKGMGLIMLILIGIVPATYALNPGTSANELASLTALSDKAAVILEQTGKTSTPVADPDSTLSATLRTGQVVEETYAALAVKNKAIRVGLNGARSFNDIAPATRGTLRTDIYLVTEAFGKVLKAPNPFSADDKKTLANYRDELKATTQFIPTWVKVAVAVALGFGTMIGWKRIVVTVGEKIGKTHLTYAQGASAELVAMATIGAADILGLPVSTTHVLSSGVAGTMAANQSGLQMGTLRNLLLAWVLTLPVCVLLGATLFSAGLYLVVSIGL